The following DNA comes from Thermodesulfobacteriota bacterium.
CATGGACGCGGGCGGGCTGGTCCCCGACGAAGTCGTCATCGGCATCGTGAAGGAGCGCCTCGCCAAGGACGACTGCGCGGGCGGGTTCATCCTCGACGGCTTCCCCCGCACGATCCCCCAGGCGGAGGCGCTGGACCGGGTGGCGAAGGAGCTGGGGAAGGAGATCCGGTTCGTCCTGTCGCTCGAGGTCGATCCCGAGGAGCTGATGGAGCGACTCTGCGGGCGGCGCACCTGCACCGGTTGCGGCGCGATGTTCCACGTGAAGTTCCACCTCCCGAAGCGGGAGGGGAAGTGCGACAAGTGCGGGGCGGAGCTCGTACAGCGCGACGACGACAGGGAAGAGACCATCCGGAAGCGGCTCGACAACTACAACCGGTCGACCGCGCCGCTGCTCGACTATTACAGGGGCACCGGGAAGATCCGGTCGGTCATGGCATCCGGGGAAATTGACGCCATCTACGACAAGATCGTCAAGATCCTCCGGTAAGGGATGATCCTGATCAAGTCGCCTCAGGAGATCGAGGCGATGCGGCGCGCGGGCGCCGTCGTAGGGCGGTTCTTTGAAGAAGTGAAGCCGCTGATCCTTCCCGGGGTCACGACCTGGGAGCTCGAGGAGTTCGCGGACCGGTACATCCGGCGGTGCGGAGTCCGGAGCGCCTTCAAGGGCTACCACGGCTACCCCGCGCACCTCTGCGCCTCCCTGAACAACGTGGTGGTGCACGGGATCCCGTCGAAGGAGTGCGTGGTCCGGGAGGGCGACATCCTCAGCGTCGATTTCGGGGTGGTCCTCGACGGCTATTACGGCGACGCGGCGAAGACCTTCGCGGTGGGGGAGATCGACGCCGAGTCGCGGCGGCTCCTCGAGACCACGGAAAGGTCGCTGTTCGCAGGAATCGGAGCCGCGCGGTCAGGGAACCGGCTGGGCGACATCTCCGAGGCGGTGCAGTCGGTCGTGGAGAAGGCGGGGTTCTCCGTCGTCCGGGAATTCGTGGGCCACGGGATCGGGCAGTCGATGCACGAGGAACCCCAGGTGCCGAATTTCGGCAGCCGCGGCACCGGGCCCCGGCTGCACCCGGGGATGACGCTGGCGATCGAGCCCATGGTCAACGCGGGCGACTGGCCGGTGAAGGTGCTGACGGACGGGTGGACGGTGGTCACCCGGGACAACACCCGGTCGGCGCATTTCGAGCACACGATCGCCGTAACGGAGAAGGAACCGGAAATATTAAGCGTTCCGTGAAATAATGCGGACAAATATTCTATAAAAAAGGAATATATGCCAAAGGAAGAAGCGATAGAGATCGAAGGCACCGTGATCGAGCCCCTTCCGAACGCAATGTTCCGGGTGGAACTCGACAACAAGATGAAGGTGCTCGCCCACATATCGGGGAAGATGCGGATGCACTTCATCAAGATCCTGCCGGGGGACCGGGTCACCGTCCAGTTGACCCCGTACGACCTGACCCGCGGGCGGATTATTTATCGTTCGAAGTGAAAAGGGGAAGAAGATGAAAGTCAGGCCATCGGTGCGGAAATTCTGCGCCAAGTGCAAAGTCGTCCGGCGGAAGGGCGTCGTTCGGATCATCTGCGAAA
Coding sequences within:
- a CDS encoding adenylate kinase → MTGIILLGPPGAGKGTQAKKITEAFSIPQISTGDMLREAVKNGTELGRKAKAFMDAGGLVPDEVVIGIVKERLAKDDCAGGFILDGFPRTIPQAEALDRVAKELGKEIRFVLSLEVDPEELMERLCGRRTCTGCGAMFHVKFHLPKREGKCDKCGAELVQRDDDREETIRKRLDNYNRSTAPLLDYYRGTGKIRSVMASGEIDAIYDKIVKILR
- the infA gene encoding translation initiation factor IF-1, whose amino-acid sequence is MPKEEAIEIEGTVIEPLPNAMFRVELDNKMKVLAHISGKMRMHFIKILPGDRVTVQLTPYDLTRGRIIYRSK
- the rpmJ gene encoding 50S ribosomal protein L36; translated protein: MKVRPSVRKFCAKCKVVRRKGVVRIICENPKHKQRQG
- the map gene encoding type I methionyl aminopeptidase, which produces MILIKSPQEIEAMRRAGAVVGRFFEEVKPLILPGVTTWELEEFADRYIRRCGVRSAFKGYHGYPAHLCASLNNVVVHGIPSKECVVREGDILSVDFGVVLDGYYGDAAKTFAVGEIDAESRRLLETTERSLFAGIGAARSGNRLGDISEAVQSVVEKAGFSVVREFVGHGIGQSMHEEPQVPNFGSRGTGPRLHPGMTLAIEPMVNAGDWPVKVLTDGWTVVTRDNTRSAHFEHTIAVTEKEPEILSVP